In Nitrosarchaeum sp., the following proteins share a genomic window:
- a CDS encoding HNH endonuclease yields the protein MVEEILSYDEMCAREKTSLQKGINFNLGERHSIVLMSRIPGAKYEDEFLENNTVLIYEGHNAYQKEGVDTTTIDQPERVAGKLTQNGKFHEAATQFKNGDRTAERVKVYENLGGATWIYHGDFFLTDSWIHHNGTRKVFKFKLTAHDGSQFTVKDTDTIQRRKVIPSNIMTKVLELHGRSCHECHSTDNLTFIHTGTDLITSDNVHIVCDKHYM from the coding sequence ATGGTTGAAGAAATTTTAAGTTATGATGAAATGTGTGCTAGAGAAAAAACTAGTCTTCAAAAAGGCATTAATTTTAACTTGGGTGAAAGACACTCTATTGTTTTAATGTCTAGAATACCTGGTGCAAAATATGAAGATGAATTTCTAGAAAACAACACAGTTTTGATTTATGAAGGTCATAATGCTTACCAGAAAGAAGGAGTTGATACTACAACTATAGATCAACCAGAAAGAGTTGCAGGAAAACTTACTCAGAATGGAAAATTTCATGAGGCTGCAACTCAGTTCAAAAATGGTGATAGAACTGCAGAGCGTGTTAAAGTATATGAAAATCTAGGTGGTGCAACTTGGATTTATCATGGAGATTTCTTTCTAACTGATTCATGGATTCACCATAATGGCACAAGAAAAGTATTCAAATTCAAATTAACTGCTCATGACGGAAGTCAATTTACTGTAAAAGATACTGATACCATACAACGAAGAAAAGTTATTCCAAGTAATATAATGACTAAAGTATTGGAACTACATGGCCGTAGCTGTCATGAGTGTCATAGCACAGATAATCTGACGTTTATTCATACTGGAACTGATTTGATAACTAGTGATAATGTTCACATTGTTTGTGATAAACACTATATGTAA